In Cinclus cinclus unplaced genomic scaffold, bCinCin1.1 SCAFFOLD_50, whole genome shotgun sequence, one genomic interval encodes:
- the LOC134057550 gene encoding zinc finger protein 397-like: MEQGKETRKDKSPQQNLVEEAVLSSSTVQQSNGEEKPWRSRMRRGCKCRSGGSQEERRGQSLELVVHEQLHDGKKPHKCSKVGKSFSQKSNLICHWRIHTGERPYERGECGKSFRISSELTVHQRSHTGERPFECDKCWKRFQSSSDLLKHYRIHMDERPFCCPDCGRGVKQNCTLVRHRRIHTGETPYGCGECGRRFSQHSNLIIHQQSFS; the protein is encoded by the coding sequence atggagcaggggaaggagaccAGGAAGGACAAATCCCCGCAGCAGAACCTCGTGGAAGAGGCCGTTTTGAGCAGCTCCACGGTGCAGCAATCCAACGGGGAGGAAAAGCCCTGGAGATCCCgcatgaggaggggctgcaagTGCAGATCAGGGGGATCCCAGGAGGAAAGACGCGGCCAGAGCTTGGAGCTGGTGGTCCATGAGCAGCTTCACGATGGGAagaagccccacaagtgctcaaaagttgggaagagcttcagtCAGAAATCCAACCTCATCTGCCACTGGAGAATCCACACGGGGGAGCGGCCCTATGAACGTGGGGAATGCGGAAAGAGCTTCAGGATAAGTTCAGAATTGACTGTCCACCAAAGGAGCCACACAGGGGAGAGGCCCTTTGAGTGTGATAAGTGCTGGAAGAGATTTCAGAGCAGTTCTGATCTGCTCAAGCACTATCGCATTCACATGGATGAgaggcccttctgctgccctgactgtGGGAGGGGCGTCAAGCAAAACTGCACCCTCGTCAggcaccggcgcatccacaccggGGAGACGCCCTACGggtgtggggagtgtgggagGAGATTCTCACAGCACTCTAACTTGATCATACACCAACAGAGTTTCAGCTAA
- the LOC134057551 gene encoding zinc finger protein 239-like encodes MDFPFLNLGPMEDEAVRKKNMPPEPQADKELRMETREDKSLQQNLVEEAVWSSSIAQETSEEEKPGRSHMRMGCKHSSWVSEEENQGQRTGQSCSQSSELGFHEHLHDADKPHKCSNCGKSFSKRSSLIWHWRIHMGERPYECGECGKSFSTRFKLIRHQMIHTGERPYECDIRRKRFQTSSNLVMHQRIHTEERPFRCPDCGKGFKYNSRLVSHRRIHTGEMPYECGQCGKCFRTSSELIVHQRIHTGEQPYECDKCSKRFLTSSSLLLHQRIHIEERPFCCPDYGKGFRHNSNLVTHRRIHTGERPYECSECGKSFSQSSHLTKHQWRHH; translated from the exons atggaTTTCCCATTCCTAAACCTTGGCCCGATGGAGGATGAGGCcgtgaggaagaagaacatgcccccggagccccaggcag acaaggagctgaggatggagaccagggaggacaaatccctgcagcagaaccttgtggaagaggctgtttggagcagctccattgCACAGGAAACCAGCGAGGAGGAAAAGCCCGGGAGATCCCACATGAGGATGGGCTGCAAACACAGTTCTTGGGTATCCGAGGAGGAGAACCAGGGCCAAAGAACcggacagagctgcagccagagctcagagctggggttCCATGAGCATCTTCATGATGCGGATAAGCCCCACAAGTGTTCAAattgtgggaagagcttcagcaagaGATCCTCCCTGATCTGGcactggagaatccacatgGGGGAACggccctatgagtgtggggaGTGTGGAAAGAGCTTCAGTACGAGATTCAAACTGATCCGCCACCAGatgatccacactggggagaggccctatgaATGTGACATACGCAGGAAGAGGTTTCAGACCAGCTCCAATCTCGTCATGCATCAGCGGATTCACACAGAAGAGAGGCCCTTCCGCTGCCctgactgtgggaagggcttcaaatACAACTCCCGCCTTGTCTCCCACaggcgcatccacactggggagatgcCCTATGAGTGTGGGCAGTGTGGGAAGTGCTTCAGGACAAGCTCTGAACTGATTGTCCACCAAAGGATCCACACAGGGGAACAGCCCTATGAGTGTGATAAATGCAGCAAGAGGTTTCTGACCAGCTCCAGTCTCCTCCTGCACCAGCGCATTCACATAGAGGAgaggcccttctgctgccccgACTACGGGAAGGGCTTCAGGCACAACTCCAACCTCGTCAcccaccggcgcatccacactggggagaggccctatgaGTGTtctgagtgtgggaagagcttttcACAGAGCTCTCACCTGACCAAACACCAATGGAGGCACCActaa